A single genomic interval of Zobellia nedashkovskayae harbors:
- a CDS encoding PQQ-dependent sugar dehydrogenase yields the protein MKKILLLLLVCSSFVACKEETKVSKEEKKELANSGPTTVKTAIGSLELVAPFSSKSVTKESKVIGWPEDKIPVAPEGFVVTRFADDLKHPRWTYIAPNDDIFVAEADTKNSANQITLLRDSDEDGIVDNRYLFKEGLNQNFGMLVIDDFFYIANTDGLYRYPYKEGQTKLRGDGEKIVELSASGYNNHWTRNIITNKDRDKIYISVGSASNVGEQGMEKEERRANILEVNLDGTGEIVYADGLRNPVGMDWNPVTEELWTAVNERDKIGDNLVPDYITSVKKGGWYGWPYSYYGSINDPRWQDDPHQDLVDKAIIPDVPVGSHTASLGLTFYKANQFPEKYSNGAFVGQHGSWNRAQFSGYKVVFVPFIDGKPQAPKDFLSGFIANEEAGEVYGRPVCVAVATDGSLLVNDDDSGIIWRIKAN from the coding sequence ATGAAAAAAATACTTTTACTTTTATTGGTCTGTAGTTCTTTTGTTGCTTGCAAAGAAGAAACGAAGGTTTCAAAGGAGGAAAAAAAAGAATTAGCGAATAGCGGCCCTACAACAGTAAAAACAGCCATAGGGTCTTTAGAGCTAGTGGCGCCTTTCTCATCTAAATCTGTCACGAAGGAGAGCAAAGTAATAGGTTGGCCAGAAGACAAAATACCAGTTGCGCCTGAAGGTTTCGTAGTAACAAGATTTGCGGATGATTTGAAACATCCACGGTGGACATATATCGCACCTAATGATGATATATTTGTAGCGGAAGCAGATACGAAGAACAGCGCCAATCAAATTACATTGCTCCGGGATTCAGATGAAGATGGTATCGTTGATAATCGCTATCTTTTTAAAGAGGGTCTCAACCAGAATTTTGGTATGTTGGTAATTGATGATTTTTTCTACATAGCAAATACGGATGGGCTATATCGTTATCCTTATAAGGAAGGTCAAACAAAACTTAGAGGCGATGGGGAGAAAATAGTGGAACTCTCGGCTAGTGGTTATAATAATCACTGGACTCGTAATATAATTACCAATAAGGACCGAGATAAAATTTATATTTCTGTTGGCTCGGCTAGCAACGTGGGTGAACAAGGAATGGAGAAAGAAGAGCGACGAGCCAATATTCTTGAAGTCAATTTAGATGGAACGGGAGAAATCGTTTATGCAGATGGATTGAGGAATCCAGTTGGTATGGATTGGAACCCAGTGACAGAAGAATTATGGACAGCAGTAAACGAGCGGGATAAAATAGGAGATAACCTAGTGCCAGATTATATCACAAGTGTTAAGAAAGGTGGTTGGTATGGTTGGCCATATAGCTATTATGGTAGTATAAATGATCCACGCTGGCAAGATGACCCACACCAAGATCTGGTAGATAAGGCAATTATTCCGGATGTTCCAGTGGGTAGCCATACCGCTTCTTTAGGTTTAACTTTTTATAAAGCAAATCAGTTTCCTGAAAAATATAGTAATGGGGCGTTTGTGGGTCAACATGGTTCTTGGAACAGAGCTCAGTTTTCTGGTTATAAGGTGGTTTTTGTGCCTTTTATTGATGGCAAGCCTCAAGCGCCAAAAGATTTTCTTTCTGGTTTTATTGCAAATGAGGAGGCTGGTGAGGTGTATGGAAGGCCTGTGTGTGTTGCGGTGGCAACAGATGGTTCTCTTCTGGTAAATGATGATGATAGCGGGATAATTTGGAGAATTAAAGCTAATTAG
- the dnaG gene encoding DNA primase — protein sequence MISKNTIDKVYETARLEEVIGDFVQLKKSGSNFKGLSPFSDERSPSFMVSPVKQIWKDFSSGKGGNVVAFLMEHEHFTYPEAIKYLAKKYNIEIEETERTDEQKQEADERESMYLVSEFAQKHFAQMLWDTELGKAIGLSYFKERGFTEEIIKKFNLGYCLDQWDGFTKAALDNGYKLKYLQQTGLTIVKEDAQNPNNPKTFDRFKGRVMFPIHSMSGRVLGFGGRILGNDKKAAKYLNSPESDIYHKSKVLYGIYHAKQSIAKEDNCYLVEGYTDVIQFYQRGIHNVVSSSGTALTPDQIRLINRLTKNITVLFDGDAAGLRASLRGIDLILEQGMNVKVCTFPEGEDPDSFAKNNALEDVQLYLEEKSQDFIQFKAGLLAQEAANDPIKRADTVRDIIQSISKIPDAIKREIYIQECANIMKVSEGVLFSTLAQMGKKESSDASKNQKPEQKAFDVVKNEAPQEKVDVQYLLERKIIELLLLYGGEKEEFEDLVLKESESGDLVLEPESVEAKVYEKIYLDLQDDEIELANEQFRQIYSKLIEALNQEADFTISKFLSGLDQQLVSEISSILMEEEKYTLHSWERKDIYPKKKEVGVAQLVSETILTLRCFLIKKRMTALQDNTKESVEDHRETLEEIMNYLQLNKLLNKKLNRVFS from the coding sequence TTGATTTCAAAAAACACAATTGATAAAGTTTACGAGACCGCCCGTTTAGAGGAGGTTATTGGCGATTTTGTACAATTGAAAAAATCAGGGTCTAACTTTAAGGGACTTAGTCCTTTTTCTGATGAACGATCACCAAGTTTTATGGTGTCTCCCGTAAAGCAGATTTGGAAAGATTTTAGTAGTGGAAAAGGGGGTAACGTGGTAGCGTTTTTAATGGAACATGAGCACTTTACTTATCCTGAGGCTATAAAGTACTTGGCTAAAAAGTATAATATTGAAATAGAGGAGACCGAGCGTACTGATGAGCAAAAGCAAGAAGCAGATGAGCGTGAAAGTATGTATCTGGTTTCGGAATTCGCCCAAAAGCATTTTGCTCAAATGCTTTGGGATACGGAATTAGGCAAGGCCATTGGGCTTAGCTATTTTAAGGAGAGAGGTTTTACTGAAGAGATTATAAAAAAATTTAATCTTGGATATTGTCTGGATCAATGGGATGGTTTTACCAAGGCGGCTTTGGATAACGGGTATAAATTAAAGTACCTGCAGCAAACAGGCCTTACAATCGTTAAAGAAGACGCTCAGAACCCAAATAACCCTAAGACGTTCGATCGTTTTAAAGGGCGGGTAATGTTTCCTATACACTCTATGAGTGGTAGAGTATTGGGTTTTGGAGGCCGTATTCTTGGAAATGATAAAAAGGCAGCCAAATATCTGAATTCTCCAGAAAGCGATATTTACCATAAGAGCAAGGTGCTTTACGGAATCTATCATGCCAAACAGTCTATAGCCAAAGAGGATAATTGCTATTTGGTGGAAGGCTACACAGATGTTATTCAGTTTTATCAAAGGGGAATCCATAATGTAGTTTCATCTAGTGGTACGGCATTGACACCTGATCAAATTCGCTTGATAAATAGGTTAACCAAAAACATCACTGTTCTTTTTGATGGCGACGCAGCGGGTCTACGGGCATCTTTACGTGGTATAGATTTGATTTTGGAGCAAGGAATGAACGTAAAGGTCTGTACTTTTCCAGAAGGGGAGGATCCAGATAGTTTTGCCAAGAATAATGCCCTAGAAGATGTACAGCTCTACTTAGAGGAAAAGTCACAGGATTTTATACAGTTTAAAGCGGGGCTTTTGGCTCAAGAAGCAGCCAACGACCCTATAAAGAGAGCGGATACGGTTAGGGATATCATACAGAGTATTTCAAAAATACCGGATGCCATAAAGCGGGAAATCTATATTCAGGAGTGTGCCAATATCATGAAGGTATCGGAAGGTGTGCTATTCAGTACACTGGCACAGATGGGTAAAAAAGAATCTTCGGATGCTTCTAAAAATCAAAAACCAGAGCAAAAAGCCTTTGATGTAGTTAAGAACGAAGCTCCGCAGGAAAAAGTAGATGTACAATATTTGTTGGAGCGCAAGATTATAGAGTTATTATTGTTGTACGGAGGTGAAAAGGAAGAATTTGAAGATTTGGTACTGAAAGAAAGTGAATCGGGTGATTTGGTGTTGGAACCGGAATCTGTTGAAGCTAAAGTTTACGAAAAGATTTATTTAGATCTTCAGGATGATGAGATTGAATTGGCCAATGAACAGTTTCGGCAGATTTATTCTAAACTTATTGAGGCATTGAATCAAGAGGCAGACTTTACTATAAGTAAATTTCTGAGTGGCCTTGATCAACAGTTGGTATCCGAAATTTCTTCAATCTTAATGGAGGAAGAAAAATATACATTACATAGTTGGGAACGGAAAGATATCTATCCTAAAAAAAAGGAAGTAGGGGTAGCGCAGTTGGTAAGCGAGACTATTTTGACCTTACGTTGTTTTCTCATTAAAAAGCGCATGACCGCTTTGCAAGATAATACCAAAGAAAGCGTAGAAGACCATAGGGAAACCCTAGAGGAAATCATGAACTATTTACAGCTCAATAAGCTGCTCAATAAGAAATTGAATCGAGTATTTTCTTAA
- a CDS encoding response regulator: MIKVLIADNHPIIRMGVTNVLESANGFEMVGAVATTSELFEKLESVNPDVVMLEMDIPEINGIATLRKIKKEYPSVRVLMYSGQSEDVYALSTIRAGAFGYLSKASDIDYIITAVKKVSEGNMFITNELAQRLAFDEGTQKPRRFFRKLSTREVEVLKLLASGKRNKDVAIGLNLNEKTVSTYKARLMKKLNVDNMVDLLQQAKALELY, encoded by the coding sequence ATGATTAAAGTATTGATTGCAGACAACCATCCTATTATTAGAATGGGAGTGACAAATGTTCTTGAATCTGCTAATGGATTTGAAATGGTGGGTGCGGTAGCCACCACTTCTGAACTCTTCGAGAAATTGGAGAGTGTAAATCCTGATGTAGTAATGCTGGAGATGGACATTCCGGAAATCAACGGAATCGCCACGCTGCGAAAAATCAAAAAAGAGTACCCAAGTGTTAGAGTATTAATGTATAGCGGTCAATCTGAAGACGTATATGCACTAAGTACAATTCGCGCAGGTGCCTTTGGATATCTTTCAAAAGCTTCAGACATAGACTACATCATAACAGCAGTTAAAAAAGTAAGCGAAGGCAATATGTTCATTACAAATGAACTTGCGCAACGTTTAGCTTTTGATGAAGGTACCCAGAAACCAAGAAGGTTCTTTAGAAAACTTTCTACTCGTGAGGTTGAAGTACTTAAGTTATTAGCCAGCGGAAAGCGTAACAAAGATGTTGCCATCGGTTTGAACTTAAACGAAAAAACAGTGAGCACCTACAAGGCTCGTTTGATGAAGAAATTGAACGTAGACAACATGGTAGATCTTTTGCAACAAGCAAAAGCACTAGAACTTTATTAA
- the nadE gene encoding NAD(+) synthase: MQTEKVVDYIVNWLKEYAVNANMKGFVIGISGGIDSAVTSTLCAKTGLELMCLEMPIHQAENQASRASKHIDWLQTNFDKVKRQPVNLTPVFDSLIATLPAVENEEERFMSLANTRARLRMTTLYYFAALEGYLVAGTGNKVEDFGVGFYTKYGDGGVDLSPIADLLKTQVYEIANYLNINMDIQKAAPTDGLWGDDRTDEDQIGASYPELEWAMEMQDKGKNVSDFTDREKEVFLIYTKLNTANKHKMNPIPVCEIPHRLF, translated from the coding sequence ATGCAGACAGAAAAGGTAGTAGATTACATAGTAAACTGGTTAAAAGAATATGCAGTAAATGCAAATATGAAGGGTTTTGTCATAGGAATATCCGGAGGAATAGACTCTGCGGTTACTTCTACACTATGCGCCAAAACCGGTCTTGAGCTTATGTGCCTGGAGATGCCCATACACCAAGCTGAGAACCAAGCGTCTCGTGCTTCTAAGCATATTGATTGGCTACAGACCAATTTTGACAAGGTCAAAAGACAGCCAGTTAACCTTACTCCCGTATTTGACAGCCTTATAGCTACCCTTCCTGCAGTAGAGAATGAGGAAGAGCGTTTCATGTCCTTGGCAAATACCAGGGCACGCTTACGGATGACCACCCTTTATTATTTTGCTGCTTTAGAAGGCTATTTAGTGGCCGGAACAGGAAATAAGGTAGAAGATTTCGGCGTAGGATTTTACACCAAATATGGAGATGGAGGCGTAGATTTAAGTCCAATTGCCGATCTTTTGAAGACTCAAGTTTATGAAATAGCCAACTATTTGAATATCAATATGGATATTCAAAAGGCAGCTCCCACAGATGGACTATGGGGAGACGACAGGACTGATGAAGATCAGATAGGAGCTAGCTACCCTGAGTTGGAATGGGCTATGGAAATGCAAGATAAAGGTAAAAATGTAAGCGATTTTACTGACAGAGAGAAGGAAGTCTTTCTTATTTACACAAAACTTAATACAGCTAATAAGCACAAGATGAATCCGATACCTGTTTGCGAAATTCCGCACAGGCTTTTTTAG
- the gldB gene encoding gliding motility lipoprotein GldB has protein sequence MYRKLLCNYVPVFAIFIISVLFLGCNESPKVSEDVKKINVELLVDRFDSEFAAATPESLPALKGKYPYLFPVQYADSIWVAKMKDTIQIELLSEVEKKFSDFSQEEESLELLFKHIKYYYPQFDTPKVVTVISDVDYSNRIILTDTLLLIGLDNYLGPEHRFYHDIQNYISADLDSQYLAVDVASAFAKKVVPRPRERTFLAQLIYYGKELYLKDKLLPLATDAQKINYSEDQFLWAEANEQAIWRNFIESEYLYSTENTLGRRFLDPAPFSKFGLELDNESPGRIGRYVGWQIVRSFMDKNEVTLQQMLNLPAEEIFKKSNYKPRK, from the coding sequence ATGTATCGGAAATTACTTTGCAATTATGTCCCTGTTTTTGCCATTTTTATAATTTCAGTCTTGTTTTTAGGTTGTAATGAGAGTCCAAAGGTCTCTGAAGATGTCAAGAAGATAAATGTAGAACTACTAGTAGATAGGTTCGATTCTGAGTTTGCTGCTGCAACTCCAGAGAGTCTCCCTGCTTTAAAGGGTAAATATCCATATCTGTTCCCAGTACAATATGCAGATAGTATTTGGGTAGCTAAAATGAAAGATACCATTCAGATAGAACTCTTATCTGAAGTAGAAAAAAAGTTTTCGGATTTTTCCCAAGAAGAAGAATCTTTGGAACTTTTATTCAAACATATTAAATATTACTATCCACAGTTTGATACTCCCAAGGTGGTTACGGTAATTTCGGATGTGGACTATAGCAATCGTATAATCTTAACAGATACCCTTCTTCTTATTGGGTTGGATAATTATTTGGGTCCTGAACATCGTTTTTATCACGACATTCAAAATTATATAAGTGCAGATTTAGATAGTCAATATCTGGCTGTTGATGTGGCAAGTGCCTTTGCTAAAAAGGTAGTGCCTAGGCCTCGAGAACGTACATTTCTTGCGCAGCTTATTTATTATGGAAAAGAATTGTATTTGAAAGATAAATTACTGCCATTAGCGACGGATGCTCAAAAAATAAATTATTCAGAAGACCAATTTTTATGGGCTGAAGCCAATGAACAGGCTATTTGGCGTAATTTTATTGAGAGTGAGTATTTATACAGTACAGAAAATACTTTGGGTAGACGATTTCTAGATCCGGCCCCATTTTCTAAATTTGGATTAGAGTTGGATAATGAATCACCCGGACGTATAGGTCGCTATGTAGGATGGCAGATTGTACGTTCTTTTATGGATAAGAATGAGGTAACGTTACAACAAATGTTGAACTTGCCAGCAGAGGAAATATTTAAAAAATCAAATTACAAACCAAGAAAATAA
- the gldC gene encoding gliding motility protein GldC: MSKLHTSEITLRVGLDENQVPEELTWSAQDGGIENEKAKAMLLSVWDSKNQESLKIDLWTKDMPVDEMKLFFHQTLVSLSDTFMKATQDEKMTATMKDFCAYFAEKLDLK, from the coding sequence ATGTCAAAACTTCATACTTCAGAAATAACGTTAAGGGTAGGTTTAGATGAGAATCAAGTACCTGAAGAGCTTACGTGGTCTGCACAAGATGGCGGTATAGAGAATGAAAAGGCAAAAGCTATGCTTTTATCTGTTTGGGATAGTAAAAATCAAGAGTCGCTTAAAATTGACCTTTGGACAAAAGATATGCCTGTTGATGAAATGAAATTGTTTTTTCATCAGACTTTGGTTTCGTTGTCAGATACTTTCATGAAAGCCACTCAAGACGAGAAAATGACGGCTACTATGAAAGATTTCTGTGCATACTTTGCTGAAAAACTAGATTTAAAATAA
- a CDS encoding pirin family protein → MRTTLHKADTRGHANHGWLNSYHTFSFGSYNNPDRMSFGVLRVLNDDEVAAGMGFGTHGHSNMEIISIPLEGDLEHKDDMGNTTVIRQGDIQAMSAGNGIQHSEKNKSHNQQVKFLQIWILPNKVNVTPRYDQITLAQGSLKNNLQQIVSPNTDDEGIWIHQNSWFSLGEFDKDEASTYTLKDTANGVYIFLLEGKSTVNGIALEKRDGLGIEDTDKIDITYNENSKILLMEVPMTN, encoded by the coding sequence ATGCGCACTACACTCCACAAAGCAGATACCAGAGGTCATGCCAACCATGGCTGGCTTAACAGCTATCACACTTTCAGCTTTGGCAGTTATAATAATCCAGACCGGATGAGTTTTGGTGTATTACGAGTTTTAAATGATGACGAGGTAGCTGCAGGCATGGGTTTTGGCACCCACGGACATAGCAATATGGAAATCATCTCCATTCCCTTAGAAGGTGACCTAGAGCACAAAGATGACATGGGAAACACAACGGTTATTCGCCAAGGCGATATACAGGCCATGAGCGCAGGAAATGGGATACAACATAGCGAAAAGAACAAAAGCCACAACCAACAGGTAAAGTTCCTGCAGATTTGGATTCTTCCTAACAAGGTTAATGTTACCCCTCGTTATGATCAGATTACTCTAGCTCAGGGCAGTCTAAAGAACAACTTACAGCAAATTGTTTCTCCCAATACAGATGACGAAGGTATTTGGATTCATCAAAACTCTTGGTTTAGCTTAGGAGAGTTTGATAAAGACGAAGCAAGCACCTACACTCTAAAAGATACCGCCAACGGAGTTTACATTTTTCTATTGGAAGGAAAAAGTACCGTGAACGGTATTGCGCTAGAAAAAAGGGATGGCCTTGGTATTGAAGATACTGATAAAATTGACATCACTTACAATGAAAACTCAAAAATCCTTTTGATGGAAGTGCCTATGACCAACTAA
- the bla gene encoding subclass B1 metallo-beta-lactamase encodes MTYKLPISILFCAFILLNCKSHKTQTTYSSETLKIIPVSKNSFIHISYLSTNDYGKVACNGLVYMNDGEAIVFDTPTDTETSNELIQWITKTKHHNIKAVVVNHFHDDCLGGIEAFNELNIHSYANNATIELAKNEGNPVPQIGFDTENELTLGNQKIFNRHFGEAHTKDNIVSYIPNEHLLFGGCPVKSLNATKGYLGDANVGEWSKTIAKIKTAYPDLKIVIPGHGDYGGIELLDYTITLFKTGQSPK; translated from the coding sequence ATGACCTACAAATTGCCCATATCAATTTTGTTCTGCGCTTTCATATTGCTAAACTGTAAGTCACATAAAACTCAAACAACTTACAGTAGCGAAACCTTAAAAATAATTCCTGTTTCCAAAAATAGCTTTATTCACATCTCCTATTTATCTACAAACGACTATGGAAAGGTAGCTTGCAATGGACTTGTTTATATGAATGACGGTGAAGCTATAGTTTTTGACACCCCTACCGACACCGAAACATCAAATGAACTGATACAGTGGATTACAAAAACTAAGCATCATAACATAAAAGCAGTGGTTGTGAATCACTTTCATGATGATTGCCTTGGGGGCATAGAAGCTTTTAATGAACTAAATATTCATTCCTATGCAAACAATGCAACCATAGAGCTCGCCAAAAATGAAGGAAATCCAGTCCCACAAATTGGCTTTGACACAGAAAATGAACTGACTCTAGGAAATCAAAAAATATTCAATAGGCATTTTGGAGAAGCACATACTAAAGATAATATTGTAAGTTATATACCCAATGAGCATTTACTCTTTGGAGGCTGCCCCGTTAAATCGCTCAACGCCACCAAAGGCTATCTTGGCGATGCGAATGTTGGAGAATGGAGTAAGACTATTGCAAAAATAAAAACAGCTTATCCAGACCTTAAAATCGTTATTCCAGGACACGGGGATTATGGTGGCATAGAATTACTGGATTATACCATTACTCTATTTAAAACAGGACAATCTCCAAAATAG
- a CDS encoding GTPase, whose amino-acid sequence MKDSNIQKLIFIYNADSGLKNALLDSAHKILSPSTYDCKLCDITFGVFTEDKVWKKFREETNLEMEFLHKDEYKKQYASKFGNKYTFPIILAQVDNDLQVFVGTKEMNNLEDAESLTKIIQERTKA is encoded by the coding sequence ATGAAAGATTCAAATATTCAAAAACTCATTTTTATTTATAATGCAGATTCAGGTTTAAAAAATGCATTGTTGGATAGTGCTCATAAGATTTTGAGTCCAAGTACCTATGATTGTAAGCTGTGCGATATAACTTTTGGAGTTTTTACGGAAGATAAAGTTTGGAAAAAATTTAGAGAGGAAACCAATCTAGAAATGGAGTTTCTTCATAAAGATGAATATAAGAAGCAGTATGCCTCTAAATTTGGGAATAAGTATACTTTTCCTATAATTCTGGCTCAGGTAGATAACGATTTGCAAGTTTTTGTAGGTACGAAGGAAATGAATAATCTTGAGGATGCAGAATCGCTAACGAAAATTATTCAGGAAAGAACAAAAGCTTAA
- the yihA gene encoding ribosome biogenesis GTP-binding protein YihA/YsxC produces the protein MHIKSAKFIISNTDVARCPNEPLPEYAFIGRSNVGKSSLINSLTERKSLAKTSGRPGKTQLINHFKINENWFLVDLPGYGYARVSKKSKSTFQKYITDYFVKREQLVCAFILVDIRHEPQKIDLEFMEWMGENNIPFSIIFTKADKIKPKVIEENVNKYIAELLDGVWEEAPSYFITSSSKGYGRDDVLNFIDNINTDFFKATKI, from the coding sequence GTGCACATTAAATCGGCAAAATTTATAATCAGTAATACCGATGTGGCAAGATGCCCCAACGAGCCCCTACCAGAATACGCCTTTATTGGTCGTTCTAACGTAGGTAAATCTTCATTGATCAATAGTCTTACCGAAAGAAAAAGCCTAGCAAAGACCTCTGGTCGCCCTGGAAAAACACAATTAATCAATCACTTTAAAATCAATGAAAATTGGTTTCTGGTAGATTTACCTGGCTATGGTTACGCCCGAGTTTCCAAAAAGAGTAAAAGTACTTTTCAGAAATATATAACTGATTATTTTGTAAAACGTGAGCAATTGGTTTGCGCTTTTATTTTAGTGGATATCCGTCACGAGCCTCAAAAAATAGACCTGGAGTTTATGGAGTGGATGGGCGAAAACAACATTCCGTTCTCTATTATTTTTACCAAGGCAGATAAAATAAAGCCAAAAGTAATAGAAGAAAATGTAAACAAATACATTGCGGAGTTATTAGACGGTGTTTGGGAGGAAGCTCCTTCTTACTTTATCACCTCCTCATCCAAAGGCTATGGCCGTGATGATGTATTGAACTTCATAGACAACATCAATACCGACTTTTTCAAAGCCACTAAGATTTAA
- a CDS encoding alpha/beta fold hydrolase: MEENLITEGKFRYIEIGEGTPIIILHGLMGGLSNFQGVSEYFPKKGYKILIPELPIYDMPMLKTNVKQFAKFLAKFIEFKGLKDVILLGNSLGGHIGLLHTKLYPKFVKALIITGSSGLYESAMGDGYPRRGDYEFIKKKAQDVFYDPAIATKEIVDEVFATVNNRVKTLKTLAIAKSAIRHNMASDLPKMNTPICIIWGKNDTVTPPDVADLFHELLPDSDLFWIDKCGHAPMMENPDKFNEILDGWLTKRGF, from the coding sequence ATGGAAGAAAATTTAATTACAGAAGGAAAATTCCGGTATATAGAAATAGGTGAAGGTACACCTATCATTATTTTACACGGTCTTATGGGAGGGCTTAGCAATTTTCAAGGTGTTTCCGAATACTTTCCTAAAAAAGGCTATAAAATTCTCATACCAGAACTGCCTATTTACGACATGCCAATGCTTAAGACGAACGTCAAGCAATTTGCTAAATTCTTAGCTAAATTTATTGAGTTCAAAGGGCTAAAAGATGTTATATTATTAGGTAATTCACTTGGAGGCCACATAGGTCTTTTGCACACCAAACTTTACCCTAAATTTGTAAAGGCACTAATCATTACCGGAAGCTCGGGATTGTATGAAAGCGCCATGGGAGATGGTTATCCAAGACGTGGCGACTATGAGTTCATAAAGAAAAAAGCACAGGATGTTTTTTATGACCCCGCTATTGCTACCAAAGAAATTGTAGACGAAGTCTTTGCAACTGTAAACAACCGCGTAAAAACCTTAAAGACCTTGGCAATTGCAAAAAGTGCAATACGTCATAACATGGCTAGTGACCTTCCTAAAATGAATACGCCAATATGTATTATTTGGGGGAAAAACGATACAGTTACACCACCTGATGTTGCAGACCTTTTTCATGAGCTACTACCTGATTCTGACTTGTTCTGGATCGATAAATGTGGCCATGCCCCTATGATGGAAAACCCGGATAAGTTCAACGAAATTTTAGACGGTTGGTTAACCAAACGAGGATTTTAA
- the mraZ gene encoding division/cell wall cluster transcriptional repressor MraZ: protein MINFIGTYDCKADAKGRVMIPVALKNQMSPILNQSFVIKRSVFQPCLELYPMEEWNLLMEKMNKKNRFKKKNNDFIRRFSAGVKVIEIDGTGRMLIPKNLVEIANISKEVVLSSAINIIEIWDKDSYEKVLEETAEDFAELAEEVMGDDGDDESYVS from the coding sequence GTGATAAATTTCATTGGAACATACGATTGTAAGGCCGATGCCAAAGGTAGGGTAATGATCCCGGTTGCCCTAAAAAATCAGATGTCTCCTATTTTGAATCAAAGTTTTGTCATCAAAAGATCTGTTTTTCAGCCATGTTTAGAATTGTACCCAATGGAGGAGTGGAATCTTCTTATGGAGAAAATGAACAAGAAGAACCGTTTCAAGAAAAAGAATAATGATTTTATCCGTCGTTTTTCTGCCGGTGTAAAGGTTATTGAAATAGACGGTACAGGTAGAATGTTGATTCCTAAAAACCTTGTTGAGATTGCTAATATCTCTAAAGAAGTGGTTTTAAGTTCGGCAATCAACATTATTGAAATTTGGGACAAGGATAGTTACGAAAAAGTATTAGAAGAAACCGCAGAGGATTTTGCCGAATTAGCAGAAGAGGTAATGGGCGATGACGGAGATGACGAAAGCTATGTATCATAA